The region GATGCTTTTTAAATGTGTAGCAAAACTATTACGAAGCAAATTGTTATATACTTTGAGAGTAGTCAAATGCTTGCTTTTTTGTTCTCGTGAatacaaatttttattttttcatcatattttaaatgaataaattttataaaacaatttaGACAGATGTTGATAGTTTTGTTTATTTAAAACCAACTTTTTAAACATAACAATTTGACAAGTTTTTGATAATTGCttctttttaaaattattttaaggatatatatatatatattgtgaagaaaaaaaatcaatgtaAAGATAAACCATTGTAGATGTTCGTATATTTCTGTATAATTATTTTTCTTAAATAGAGGAtatcttttatgtgttttattgaaattataagttaattaaattataatattataatattatataaataagGCGGAATTTTCTAATTGACTTGTTTTAAAATATTGAAGGCTGGGTTGTGtttttttacctttttaaatTAACAGTTAAATAGAAAATCAAGGCATACAAGTCAAGGACTATCTGGGCAACAGATGAATCTTAGTCATtcttattagaaaaaaaaaaaaaaagtaaattacatgaatcgtCCATCGTGCTAGTACAAATGTTTTTCTACAAGTGAAGGACTATCTCTGTAACAAATGAATCTTAATCATTCATATTAGAAATAGAAAATGTTTAGAGTAAATTATACGAATCATCCATCATGTTGGTGCCAAAAAGCACTTTTACTCCATATTTTCAAAAAGTTACTTGGACCGTCCCTTATATTGTAAAAAGTTGCATGTTTTATCGCTCATTAGTTTAAATTTACATGTTTTATCATTTGTGAGACATGAAAGCACTATATTGtcattttctatttctttttcatttattttataatttatctACTAATTGtctatttattatatatatttcaaaagaaaTGGCCGACACCCTCCATCCCTATCATCCTtctcactctctttctctcttttgtTTGTCTGTCCTTCACAACCCAAATCAAGAACAAAAATTCAAGAACTTTTCATATTCTATTTTATCTTGTGTCACCGTTTCTCTTTTCAGAACCAAGAACACAAGATGAACCTATATATCATTCTTTGAACAAAGTCCATAAAAATGAAAGGTTTTTTATTGAGTCGAGAAAGAAACACACTCGACATTTCTAGAGATCCTTATTGATGTTCTTTCTTTCAAAAAAAACCAGGCACACGATGGACCCATAAATAATTCGAACCCAACAATCGTTAAAACCCTAGATTAATTCCAGAAATGACCATTTCAGAAGTCCAAATACAAATCATTGAAACGTGAATTTTTGGTTGATTTTCTACTtgaatttgattatttgattCCTGGTTGATTTTTGATTTCCTAAGTTGATTTTCAATTTCCGAACTTGAGTTTTTGGCTGAAGCTGAATATTCGATTTTCTAATTAAAGTTGATTTTCGATTTCATAAGTTCAAATACAACCTACCATCGCAGGTTTGATTTTTTGATTGAAGTTAAATATTGAAATCATCTCTTTTTTTTCGTGGTTGAATCGAGTATCGGGTACtaaacttttgatttttttttttatctctagGGTGGAAATGGATTTGATGCATATAGGAATCCAGGTAAATAATGGTGATTGCTAATGGTCaataatgagagagagagagagagagagagagagagagatcccaCTTTATATtctaaaaattaataataaaaaaagaaaataatagacaaattataaaaaaaaatattaaaaaaattggaaaaagaaATAACTGAGGGCGATATAGTCATCTCAGGTGAGCAAGGACGAAGCGTGCAACTTTTCATGTTATAAAGGAGATCcgaattaatttttgaaaatagagaCTGAATTTATTTTTTAGCATTAACTGGCGACATAAATCATTGATATAATTTAATTTACTAAAAAGTATGCACGTAATTTTATAATACTTTTgtgataaattattatttttaaaacatgaacacatattataatttacaaataattagttgaGAATTGAACCCTCAACAATTTGCAATGAAGGACATTATCTAAAGACCAAGTACCCCTCGGTTATAAGTCATTTTATTCTAGATAAATCTttatattctaataaatgaatagttttatTTTTCCTGTTGACAAATATTATAATGCTAGTTTATAATCCGTGAAAATCACgcttataaaattaattaaaatttcatagtaaaaacttaaaattGTTAATCAAgtatttcaaatatattattttaaataagttattaattaagagatattttttaattataaaattataatcgtttgtttaaataaataaatgaaattatatcaccttataatatatatttattttattttattttttattctaatgttattaatttaatttaattaggagtatgaaatttaaaatttaaaatgaaaaatcaattattaatttattgtaattagagggagaaatttaaaatttaaaatgaataattaataggttgacagtAACGATGATTTATAATAGTGTCAATACCAAAATaaccttatttatttattaaaataaggaTTAGAACTCCTTATGAATACTATATGTCACCTATTATGTTACTTGCCAatttattaattattcatttcaaatttgaaattttaattttaaatttaccaTTCTAATTTCATTAAATTAgtaattgattcttcattttaaattttaaattttaaaatttttcacattaattatatgaaattaataacattagattaaaaaataaaataaaattaatacatatgataaggtgatataacttcaGTTATTTATTTAACTCAACAATTATaactttatataactaaaaaagtaTCTCTTAAAcaacaatttatttaaaataattaattaataattttgagttttttaatataaaattttaattagttTTATAACTGTGATTCTCACCGGTTATAAACTAATTATTGATTAATAAAATATGCTAAAAGTAGAATACAAAAGTCAAATGAAATATAagtaagttaaaaaaaataaaaataaaaagaaaccaACTTTGGTCTTTTCTGGTCACATTTCACGAAGGATTAGTTTCTCCAGCTTATTAAACTTAATTTATTTAAAGAACATATATATGCATCTCCAAATACTTACTTGAAATTGTAGTGCTTCCAGCATTCTTTTAATGATCCTTTTCATTGACGGGCGATCGCTTAAGTTCAAACTGATGCATCGATAAGCAATTTTCTTGAACGTACGCAAGGAATTAATGTTAATATGATTTTTTATGGTATCATCAATTAAGCAATCTAAGTTGTCATCAGAGTAGCGTCTGACCAAACTTATGAGTCTTTCTGGCTTATCACCCCCAACGCGCTTTCTCTTATAAGCCAACATTCCGCTCAACATTTCAAACAACACTACCCCGAATGAGTATATGTCTAACTCCATGTTGACGACACCACTTTCATTATACACTGGATCCAAGTAATATTCGTTACCTAAAGCCCCAACATCATCTTGAGGCTGATTTTGGTCTACTAATATTGACAAACCAAAACCGGAAATTTTGGCTTTCAAATTCGAATCTAACAATATATTTGCACTACTTATATCTCTGTGAATTACTCTTCCAGCCTCCCCTTTACCACAGTGAAGGTAATCAAGACCTTGTGCTATCCCTATGCAAATCTCCAGGCGCAGTGCCCATGTTAGAAAACGCCTCTGATCGTAATTTTCAAGGAAAGCATGAAGGCTTCCATTCTTAGCAAATTCGGAAACCATAATCATCTCATTTCCTTCATTACAGTAGCCAATGAAAGTGATGATATTTGGATGGTAGAAGTTTGGCATCATCTGAAGGTGATTAGTAAAGTCCCTCTTTGCATCAAGCTGGATATTATCATGTTGGAGGCTAGAAATCAACATTATCTTTGAAAGGAACTCGTTTTCTTCTCGATGACCGAACCGTTTGATGGCAACCGGCCAATTTTCCCATAATGGGGAGAGTTGTCCTTTGTACACTGCACCATGTCTGGTAACTGCAATTCGAGTTTCTGGACTGAAGTAACTTGTTGCCCATATGATCTCTCTCATTGGAATTAGAAAACTTTCCAGGTTTGGAGGTTGGCGGCTTATTGTAGATGTTGTTTTCTTCAACTGTAATATAAACATAATAGAGTTTCCTTAGACAAGTCTATCGATGTTGCCCTTAACTTCACGAATATTACAATATGGTAGGTAAAAAGTCCAGAAAAAGTCTTATTATTTTAGGACATATTACATATTAAGTCCCAAAATTAATTTTTCTCATAGAAAAATCTAATAACAAACTTATTCACTTTAGCTCATTTTGACCCATCAGCAGGTCATGGGACAAAATGCTTAACTTTCTCAAAATGATAGGACTTTTATGCagattttttttcaaagtttgtatataatgtataaacatatttttatgagTTATAAGTAAgtttacataatttttttatatttttgtttacatgtttatgcattttttttaagtttcttaagttatatatatatatatatatatatatatatatatatatatatatatatatatatattaatgtattttaaatatataaatttatttttatgtatttatatgatttgttaaatatttttatgtattttggtATGCTTTTTCACGTATTCTatgttttttttaagtatttttatatatttttacgtatttatatgtacTTTTTAAGTATTTTGGTATTTTTACATATTTAGGTATCTTTAATTTTAAGTTTCATTGTAGCTAACTAATAGACttgtaaataaagaaaaaaacaacagagtgctttaaaataaaaaaatttcaaatacaaTCATTAACAATTAACTTTATTTGTGCAAGTaaatttttctcttttttttttaaatcagttTGTAGATAAACAAAGATTATGAATATCTTTGTTAATGGAAAATGATTCATAAACATtgttcatctacaaactgtataGACGAAAAAGAGAATAATTTTATGTATAAAAATGGTGTTGATTATTAAGGatcttttttttaaatgtttgtgTTAAAGTACTCTAAtgctttttttaattaatttagaaaGTCTAATAGCtactttaaaataaagtcaaactaaaatatatataaatacatatatatatatatatatatatatatatatatatatatatatatatgctaaaatacataaaataatttaaaaactacatataaatacgtaaaaagcacatttatatatttaaaatacataaaaatatgtaaaaactatataaaaaattaaaagtgacataaatacatgaaaaatataccaaaataaataaaaatatgtaaaaatacttaaaaggtcatataaaaacataaaaacaatatgttatacatttaaaatacaaaaaactatataaaagcataaaaatttagaaaatataTAAACATGTAAAAAATCTAAAAAAGTATGTCAAAATACTTAAAggaatacatataaatacataaaaatacgttttacattatatattataaatttgtaggaaatttgtgaaaaagttttattatttttaaaaaaaataacgaTTTGATCTCATGAGTTGTTGAACAGGTCAAAATAAACTAAAGTATATAATTTTTTAGTTTCTTTaacctttttattttaaaaaaaaataattttaaaaataatcataaatttttctaaaataatgAAACTTTTCTGAAAATTTTCCATTATTTGTCATCCAAAAATATAACAAGCATATCAAAGTCAAtagtttattatttcaaataaatatatattttaacaaaaaataatttaCGTTACAAAATCCAATTGTAATAAACTATGAATAGCATAACATAAGCAATTCATTTGTGGTAAATGAATGTTTTATCTACACGTAACCAGTAAACGAGCAACTGTTAACAACATTTTTTTGAATGATATAtctattgttttgaaattttaaacCAAATAAAAAACTGTTTACCTTTTATATCTTTTTAAACAAAAAGTgtaaaaaataaactaataaaatatgttaataattaattatgaattataggTTCTTACACTTTCTAATACTTTTGTGATTTTCATTTGAAATTTTCCTACGTCTTGACAAGTATCATCTCTTGTTTATATCCCTTTAGAAAGACATAAGATACGTGTAATCCTGGAATCAGCATATGTATGTGATTGACAAAACTAGAGTTCCATATAACAATTTTAAAGAGAAGACAGGTGGGTAAACAAAAAGACTTACTTCAATATTCAGGGCCTCCTCAATTCTTTTGATAATCATGTCCATCGTAGGGCGATTCCCTAAGTTCCAACTAATGCATTGATAGGCAATCTCCTTAAACGCACGGAAAGAACGAATATTAATGTCATCTCTTACATAAGGATCAATTATGACCTCCAGTCCTTCATCATAATAACGTCGGACAAGATTTAACAATGATTGTGGCTGATTTTCACTGATGCTCCTTTTTTCATTTGCCAACATCCCACTCAACATCTCGAACATTACAACACCAAATGAATAAACGTCTAACTCTATCCTAACGATGCCACTTTCATTGTAAATGGGATCCAAGTAGAAGTTGGTACCCCCAGCTGCACGTTTGTACAATTGTGGCTGATTTTGGTCGAGTAATAACGACAAACCAAAACCACATACTTTTGCTTCCAGATTGTCACCTAACAATATATTTGCGCTTTTCACGTCTCTGTGAATTACTTGGTTATTCTCCCCAAGACCCGAGTGAAGGTACTGGAGTCCTGTTGCTGCCTTTATGCAAATCATGAGGCGTTGTACCCATGTTAGGGAACGTCTCTTATTGGGGTCTTTGAGATATGCATCAAGGCTTCCATTTAGAGAGTATTCCGAAACTATAATCTTCTCATTGCCTTCTTCACAGTAGCCAATGAAAGCGGTAATGTTTTCATGGTTGAAGTTCGCCCTCATCTGCACTTCAGTAACGAACACGTCTTCTCCTCCAGGACCCGTGGGATCAAAGCGTTTGAAGGTAGCCATTCGGTTTTGCCAATGTCCTGAGAGTTGTCCTTTGTAGATTGCACCAAATCCGTCATATCCCATGCGACTCATAGGACTGAATTTTTGGGTGGCCAAGTGGATCTCCTTCAGTGGAATTAGAAAGTTTTCTAGATTAATCCCTGAAGAAGACATTTTGTTCTGATATTGGTGACTATGGATGGTTATGATTCTATGGTAATAGAATGATTTGAGTGTGCTTTGAGATGATTAGATCTATGCTTTTGTCCCTACTTATATTACCTTTGGCTTTGAAAAAACCTCCTCAACCATTTGCTGCTATCTAGTTGGTGAACAATTTAATCCCACTACTTCTTATTTAATCATTGATTTGCTATGCAATTTTTAGTAAGACATAAAATAATGGTCCTGATTAAACTCACCTAATCCTTTGGATTTTATACTGTGTACTTGTAATTTCTTATGGTGTAATTATTGGTTGTAAACAATATATGTGATGCAGGCGTGTAACTATTGGTTGTAAACAGTATATGTGATGCAGGTCATACCTTAGTTGGTCTCCTTTCGCTTTTATGATCAAATATAATTTTGTGAAAGAGAAACCAACAAGTTAACTCGCAactagtttatttttttattatattatcctTAGAATATCTCGTTGAAATCTAAGATTATATTGCAAATGAAATACTTTACGCATTCCAAGTTTAGGTTAATATCATTGTTCAACTAGGGAGCATAGATAAATATACACAAGAAAGGGGTCGGAATACATCGGTGAGAAATCTTTTTCTCCCATGAGCACATACAATATTATCGGAATTCTTAAAGTTAAAAGTAGGGGTGAACATGATATGGTGCGGATTATATTTTCTTTAACCTGTAATTCATACCGGCTAtagttgataaaaaaaatttaatacaaaTACCATATCAAGTATAGTTATACCTATTTATTTGGCTACTAACAAATTTATTGGTAGAATTTGTAATAAATTGAAATTTTCATTAAATTATATCTCTTGTACACGTGTCCCTCCCTCCttccttctctctctcactcactcacaCACATATAGTTTGCACCACAGTTACTTTTCTTGATAAAGAACTCCTTCAACCTCGTTGGAAAATTTATTCCTCTCACCGATATTTTTCTGGGAGTCCAAAGTTAATTGATGTTGATCAGAACCATGCTTCATCCCTTTCCAATGTGAAGTTTTGCACTGGGGATCCTCCTTCTAAGAATGTCACTTCGATGTTGACTGGTCAAATACTAATGCAGCAAGTGTTAACCCTCTCGTTTATCTTGATTTACAAGGCCTTTGTGATCCTATATCAGGCCATTTGGATTCAAATATTTTTTACCCTTTGCATTCTCAAATGTATTTGGAGTTTGGATCTTCATACTGTTTGAATAATCCGGAATATGCAATTGTTAGAgctatttgttttttatttttcctAGCTTTATCATTTCCTACAATTTAGAGATAAAATCAATTAGTTAGTTTGTTTTTTTCTTGTATATACGAGATCTTTTTTTGATGTTTACCGTGATGGGTTTTTGGGTTCAATAAAAGTCCCACCAGAAAGTTGGACAAAAATACCCCTCCATTGTTTTTCTTGATCTTTGTTTACCCTTGTTCTTCTTTCTTTCAGCTTGAATCAAGTAGTTCATAAATTACACATATCTGGGTAAGCCTACAGTTGATATCTCTAAAGGGAAAAATGGTCAATGATTCATATGGTAATTGACCATATGTGTAGGTCAACAAGACGCAATTTCACATGAGACATGAATTGCAATGCTATTATCTTGATGAAAATGTTATCTAGTTCCCTCATGTTGAAGACTAAGTTAAGAGTTTTGCCAACGAAGAACAAGAACTATGCAACAATAATGGCTATTCATTGGCATCTAGGAATGATGTGAAGTCTAGGAATGATGTGAACTCGAAAATGAACTGGGTATGGGTATTAATTGTGATATTGCTTTGTTCTTATGTTATTGTTGTTGGAATGAAGAACACGAGGATTTGGAATTCATATAACGACCTCATTAGCGTCTCGATGGTTAATTGATGAAAATATTTCTTGGTTCTTTCAATGGTTCTTGAAAGAAGACGGACTTTCGAATTCTATTGACTGGTTTTGTTTGGTTTTGCGTTTCGATTCGATGGAAGATAAAGATGTGACCAAGTTATTTTATGTTGATGAACCTGATTCGAGGAGACGATGAACAGATCGAAATTGATTTTGAAGGGAGTAAGAAGGGAAAATGACATAAATGCCCTACAATGGTAGCGTAGGAGAAGAAAAGTTGTAGATCGACATTAGAACGGCAGTAAGAAGACTCTCTGTTGGACGATTTAGAAATGGGAAAAAGTGGTGGGAAGAAGATGAATAGTATTGGGTTAAGGAATAATTTGTCAACAAACATCTGATGTGGCAAAGGGGTAACCGGATGACCCCTTTATTTTGCCCAAAAGGACCTAATCGACCCGACAAAGTGTAATTCGTTCCCTTATAAAGCCACAAAATAAGTTAAATGGCTAAATAGGTAAACACTAGAAACATAATAGGTCATATATGTCATTTTCACGATCGTACAACACCTAACCCCCTCCCCATATAGAGATACACACACCCTATCTATCTAACTATTGGAAAAGAGATGATGAATTTGCTTTCATCCCACTATTGtgtgttaaaaataaaattacatttcTTTTTTTGGGTTGAAAGGAAAAGTATATTATTTTCTTGCGATTGCGATGCAGCCACATAAAATAGTTTCATTCTACCAATATTTACGGGGGAGATTTATTTGTCCATGAGAGGATATTTATCCTGGTATGCtgcaaaattttattttgaattattaGTTTCTATTAAACCATTAAGCATCGATTATGTTTTTTGAATAAGTTATAAGTTATTGTGAATATTATCGTTATTGTCTTTTTGGGGGTTAGTACTTTTGAAACAATTACATGTTTTAGTTTTATTTAAGGATATAGCAAACATCAAATAGTTGGAACGTTAGgcgtaaattttcatttaatatattttgtggttattcgTTTCAAagtaaattttaatttttgtcGCCGAATATTACTACTATTTGTGATTTTGCTTCCTAAATGTTTCCTTTGCTACTAATTTTGctactttttttttcttcactAAATTTACATTTTTCAATCTAAATTTACATATATTTAAAAAGGATATATTTTTAATGTAATATGTTAGCATAATAGTCCAAAAACCTCTCTTTTCAGACATCAGACATGGATATCATTTGGAAAATAATTAGTAAAATAGTTAACAGTGAAACCATATAATATGAGAAATAATTAGCATACTTCCtcaatatatatacattttttttagtAATGAACTTAATATTTTTACAAAGCCTAAATATTTAAACTATTTGTTTTAGaatataaaattaataattaaaatgGAAAGTGATGTAATTAATTTGAGGGATGGAGTTTTATTAATCCACCGAAACGCAAATATAACAAaagcaaaatagttattagatttCAAAACATACGACTACACAAACTTAATTTATTTAGTAAACTATCTTCTTTCTGTTTCATTTTCCGTTTCATTTGTATATTTTCTTAGGATTTGCAGAATCACactactaattttttttatttttaacttttttatagattatttttttaatttcatgGTGTCAATATATATTTGATAGTAAGTTATTTTCCACTacattatattatttgttatccACACAAAATACTATCGTAAATTTATAAAATCACTTTGTTATATACGTTGTGGAAATGATTGGGATGTAAAAATATGTATCCACATTCTCTTTACATGattagtgtaatcacttaatcatGTAGTCGACAGTACATAGAGTAGTGCATAAAGGAAAATCATAACAGTAGCGAGTAAATGGGTACTAGCTGCGACGAGTAGGGTCTTGTGGTGCAGACGACGAGGAAGATGCGTCCAGAAATCTAGCCAGGTGGTGCTCGGCGGCCCGAAGTTGGGCTTCCGATGCTGTCTGACGTGCCTGGTAGTCCCTGACTACTTCATGTGTCATCCTCTCCGCTCGCTCAACCGCGACCCTCGTGGCCCCCATTTGGCCGACGGTTTCCTGTGTCTGCTTGTCAATGTCGCGTGTCCTCCTCACCATCACAGGTAGGGCTCGGTCTGCAGGTCCACCATTACTTAAGTCGTAGTAGTCTCGGTTCATACCATATGGAGGTCGTACCCCTTGTTGGCGGCTCCACCTCTAGATCTCGTGCGCCCGAGTGGGCGTAGAACCATTGGGGCCCATCCTGTATGGGGGTACCCTGGCTATGTAGGGTGGATTGATGACTTTGGACTCAGCGTCCGAGTCATCTGCATCACTTTCATCATCCTCCCCCTCATCTGAGTTAGCTACGGGCTCGACCGGTACTCCTATAGGCTCTTCCTCTGGCTCTTCCCCTGGTTCTTCCTCTGACTCTTCCTCTGGTTCTTCCTCTGGCTCCAACCATCCACCATTTCCCTGGTTGGGGAAATAGGGATCTCTTGGATGGTGGAATCCGGCCATAGTGTATGCACGAGGGGTGAGAAACGTGTAAGGAGAGTATGTGTAAATTGGTCCCAAAATACTCCTACAGTATTTTAATTCTTTAGGTTTGACTCTTAAAACTTTTGGAAAACGAGTCGGGaaattttagacttgttgcaacaccactaccactcccaaacacatgttaatcatatctcaaataaatatggttaatcaggctatatttatcccagatatgattacataattgtcCAGGTTTGACTGCAGTGTTCAACCTTTAAGTTCTTTCGTTTTGTTCTTGTTATGATACAGTCCTAgcaagtatgtatacttttataaaatgtttatatcTTTAAAGTACACtattagtcagagtgttttagtcccaatgtatttatagttgtatatcttgtatgactagatatactagttcactttaaacaatgttctgataccaatctgtcacacccccggaccagaacggcggaaacgtcaggAGGCAGGTGAcgtcattgtgcagtatcataacaattgaataaaaATGAAACACATAAATTCCAAACACCATTCATAAAGATATCAAACATACATTGTTTTACATCATGTTTATGTCCTCAAATTACACAAAAGAGGCAATAGTGGGTAAATTCCAAACTACATCAAAATGATTATGCATTCGCGTTCCGCTAACCTGCttactgatttcctaagaatacaagtcgtttgaaagacgtcaacataaaatatgttggtgagttcataagcattttgtaaaaaaaaaaaatgtgataGTTGGAAAaccagaaatccaatattttcttatcaaaatagttgtaagtcttgtttccaatcaagtatagttgcatgtgtgttttagtttattgttttcgAAGTCGTATAAAGTcgtttccccagaaaatcctatattttcttctgTATAAATGATTGTCTTAAAACCCCTAGGACTTGTGTGGTTAAAGCTTCGTTTAATGTATCGAAACAATAGTTGTTTATATTCGAAAGGTGTAACTTGTGTAAATTcctaaataatactattatattctaagtgagtcgttataagttataaccatactaatataacGGAGTGTCTGCCCTAACGTTCTTCAGACGTTGGTTTCAtttaagacatttgtcacccttgactgaccggtctagctgtagcgaacaacgaaggtgcggtgtatcaaccccgtatagatctatacataaatttccgctctccctccaggagactctggttataactcttACAGGACTTTAAATGTACACTAGCATATATAGGTACAACGAAGATGCGTCTGACTAGAATACTAACAGATATTTGTGTAAATCATGGAAATccgttatttattaaataaataacaatagTTGTGCTCGTTAACTAGATATATCGTTTTCGTTTGTTGAAAATAATCCACTTTGAATCACATTTGTCAAAAATGACCCAGTAATATCGATATTTCCATAATTTAACCACTTCCAAAATAatttgtccaacaatttgtttaaaCAAAATTTGAAGCAATCCTTATGGTTTTTTTCATAAAACTTTGTGACTTATATTTTGTAACATACTAGCTCTTGGTTCCATTCACAATTTGTAAAATGTGGTTCAAGATCTTGAGACGTGCACAAGATTTCGAGTTCTTGGATAATGTCATATAGAGTATTCATAAGTTTAGCACTTATAACTTAGCATATATGCATAACAAGCAAATATATTAAGATTCAAACAAGGCTTTCACTTATATCCTCCTCTAAAAATAATGAAAAGCTCAAAAATAGGGGTATAAAGCTAACCTTGAGTTGGTTTACGGGATGATTGGAGTGATGGTGTGAAGATCTCAAGTCTAAACTTTTGGATGAGTCTAGGAACTTCCTTGGAAGGAATGTTATCCTAACAATTTTTCTCACATATATAAAATACTACATAAATGGAATAACTTACTTAAAAATTCGAAGGAGAACTTGAGGAGTTAAGCCTTTAGCAAGATCATTGCTCTTATTCTTGAGAGAGGTATTAGAGAGAATATGAGAGAAGTGAGAGAAATGGTAGAGTTTAAAGTTCTCTTACTATCATTGTTTTAAAGGATAAAGGGAGATATGTTCTTGGATATATGATAGCTTAAAACATTGTTATTTGATGGGTAATTCATGGGTTACCGTGAATTGCATGGAGAATGGGGAATTACATCAAATCATAAAGTCAAACCCTCTTATCACTTCATGATTTAAAATAA is a window of Lactuca sativa cultivar Salinas chromosome 1, Lsat_Salinas_v11, whole genome shotgun sequence DNA encoding:
- the LOC111884592 gene encoding uncharacterized protein LOC111884592 produces the protein MSSSGINLENFLIPLKEIHLATQKFSPMSRMGYDGFGAIYKGQLSGHWQNRMATFKRFDPTGPGGEDVFVTEVQMRANFNHENITAFIGYCEEGNEKIIVSEYSLNGSLDAYLKDPNKRRSLTWVQRLMICIKAATGLQYLHSGLGENNQVIHRDVKSANILLGDNLEAKVCGFGLSLLLDQNQPQLYKRAAGGTNFYLDPIYNESGIVRIELDVYSFGVVMFEMLSGMLANEKRSISENQPQSLLNLVRRYYDEGLEVIIDPYVRDDINIRSFRAFKEIAYQCISWNLGNRPTMDMIIKRIEEALNIELKKTTSTISRQPPNLESFLIPMREIIWATSYFSPETRIAVTRHGAVYKGQLSPLWENWPVAIKRFGHREENEFLSKIMLISSLQHDNIQLDAKRDFTNHLQMMPNFYHPNIITFIGYCNEGNEMIMVSEFAKNGSLHAFLENYDQRRFLTWALRLEICIGIAQGLDYLHCGKGEAGRVIHRDISSANILLDSNLKAKISGFGLSILVDQNQPQDDVGALGNEYYLDPVYNESGVVNMELDIYSFGVVLFEMLSGMLAYKRKRVGGDKPERLISLVRRYSDDNLDCLIDDTIKNHININSLRTFKKIAYRCISLNLSDRPSMKRIIKRMLEALQFQYSESTSTITTPSHRYQNIETYLIPLKEIKLATRDFSQEMRIGGGGFGTVYKGQLAHQRVQNCMVAIKRLDPTGHQGKTEFLTELKLISRFHHPNIIPFVGYCDEGNEMITLY